A single genomic interval of Zingiber officinale cultivar Zhangliang chromosome 4A, Zo_v1.1, whole genome shotgun sequence harbors:
- the LOC121969967 gene encoding heterodimeric geranylgeranyl pyrophosphate synthase small subunit, chloroplastic-like, translated as MPSTIIIIHPHRLQFAMAFSASLFYPSPNLSSTKMPPSPLLFRRPSSVSLPVRCSSAAASSSFDLRTYWTTLISQIEEALDAAVPVRYPESIHKAIRHVVLSPGAKRAPPIMCIASCELVGGLRSAAFPAACALEMVHAASLVHDDLPCMDASPLRRGHPSAHALFGVDMAILAGDALFPLAYQHIVTHTPSPDPVPLSIIPLVLTEIARAVGSTGMAAGQFLDLSGAAAGSEKEILQVLEKKFGEMAECSAVCGGLLGGASDQELEALRRYGRAVGVLYQLVDDVLMESNGGTGKMRSNASIVKAVGMDRSLELVEEVRAKAKKELDKFKDKYGEKVLPLYSFVDYAIERGFVVEGRGLEASSAAGASVGSSETFSKGD; from the coding sequence ATGCCATCCACCATCATAATCATTCATCCTCATCGTCTCCAATTTGCGATGGCCTTCTCCGCCTCTCTCTTTTATCCCTCTCCCAATCTCTCCTCTACCAAAATGCCCCCGTCTCCCCTCCTTTTCCGCAGACCCAGTTCCGTCTCTCTCCCTGTCCGCTGCTCCTCCGCCGCTGCTTCCTCCTCCTTCGATCTACGCACCTACTGGACCACCCTGATCTCCCAGATCGAAGAGGCGCTCGACGCCGCCGTTCCCGTCCGATACCCGGAGAGCATCCACAAGGCGATTCGCCACGTCGTTCTCTCCCCCGGAGCCAAGCGCGCGCCGCCCATCATGTGCATCGCGTCCTGCGAGCTCGTCGGCGGCCTCCGCTCTGCTGCTTTTCCTGCAGCCTGCGCACTCGAGATGGTCCACGCCGCCTCCCTCGTCCATGATGACCTACCCTGCATGGACGCCTCCCCGCTCCGACGCGGCCATCCCTCCGCCCACGCTCTGTTCGGGGTCGACATGGCTATCCTCGCCGGCGATGCACTGTTTCCCCTCGCCTACCAGCATATCGTTACCCATACCCCCTCGCCCGACCCCGTCCCGCTGTCCATCATCCCTCTCGTTCTCACGGAGATCGCGCGCGCCGTCGGGTCCACCGGAATGGCTGCTGGCCAATTTCTCGACTTGTCAGGCGCCGCCGCTGGAAGTGAGAAGGAAATTCTCCAGGTACTGGAGAAGAAATTCGGAGAGATGGCCGAGTGCTCGGCGGTATGCGGGGGGCTGCTGGGCGGCGCTAGCGACCAGGAGCTCGAAGCACTCCGGCGTTATGGTCGAGCGGTTGGGGTTCTCTACCAGCTGGTGGACGACGTGCTGATGGAGTCCAACGGCGGCACAGGGAAGATGAGGAGCAACGCGAGCATCGTCAAGGCGGTTGGAATGGACCGCTCATTAGAGTTGGTGGAAGAAGTTAGGGCGAAGGCCAAGAAGGAGCTGGATAAGTTCAAGGACAAATATGGAGAGAAGGTGCTACCTTTATATAGTTTTGTGGATTACGCCATCGAGAGGGGCTTCGTGGTTGAAGGTAGAGGCCTCGAAGCCTCTTCAGCTGCAGGTGCTAGTGTCGGAAGCAGTGAAACATTTTCAAAGGGAGACTGA
- the LOC121972433 gene encoding uncharacterized protein LOC121972433, which produces MVNEFSATYNNLYTHYQSGWSDENVLENALNMWKANNKNRDFKYIHVWRVLKEYEKYAPQSVAHSSNKKTRTSESGGNTSTSNPNPDTSVDVDDFEVCIRSIGQKAAKRKDKSKVREFDTMEQILDKE; this is translated from the coding sequence ATGGTAAATGAATTTTCTGCAACCTATAATAATTTGTATACTCATTATCAAAGCGGATGGAGTGATGAGAATGTGTTGGAGAATGCACTGAATATGTGGAAAGCCAACAATAAAAATAGAGATTTCAAGTATATTCATGTATGGAGGGTTCTCAAAGAATATGAGAAATATGCTCCTCAATCAGTTGCTCATTCCTCTAATAAGAAGACAAGGACATCGGAATCAGGGGGGAACACTTCAACATCAAACCCAAATCCAGATACAAGTGTTGATGTTGATGACTTTGAAGTCTGCATTCGTTCGATAGGGCAAAAGGCAGCGAAGAGGAAAGACAAATCCAAAGTCAGAGAGTTCGACACAATGGAACAAATCCTTGACAAAGAATGa